Proteins from a single region of Aureibacter tunicatorum:
- a CDS encoding thiol-disulfide oxidoreductase DCC family protein: MNNVIMYDGDCPFCNSVVNYIFEIDRKKKFMFSPLQSKFSKCTLKLHGIDLVELNTVYFLSNGVLYHKSGAVLKILGKLPFPFFLLQIFSLMPRSWRDAGYMVVSRNRLKLMSKKSCRLYTAEDRKRIIM; this comes from the coding sequence ATGAACAATGTGATAATGTATGATGGGGATTGTCCATTTTGCAATTCCGTGGTTAATTATATTTTCGAAATTGATCGAAAGAAGAAATTCATGTTCTCTCCTTTGCAATCCAAGTTTTCAAAATGCACTTTGAAGCTTCATGGGATTGATTTGGTGGAACTCAATACAGTGTATTTTTTAAGCAATGGAGTGTTGTATCACAAGTCAGGAGCTGTATTGAAAATTTTGGGCAAATTGCCATTTCCATTTTTTTTGCTACAGATTTTTTCATTAATGCCTAGGAGTTGGAGAGACGCTGGCTATATGGTTGTTTCTAGAAATAGATTGAAATTGATGAGCAAGAAATCATGTCGATTATACACTGCTGAAGATAGAAAGAGAATTATAATGTAA
- the bioB gene encoding biotin synthase BioB → MTEIRHDWTKEEIADIYNMPIMELIYKAATVHREFHDPNEVQVCTLLSVKTGGCSEDCKYCPQSARYNTEVDVEKLMPTDIVLNKALEAKENGSTRFCMGSAWRNVRDNRDFDRVLDMVKGVTSMGMEVCCTLGMLSEDQAQKLKEAGLYAYNHNLDTSREYYDEIITTRSYDDRLETIENVQKANISVCSGGIIGLGESTIDRIGMLHTLSTLEIHPESVPVNALVPVKGTPMESNERVEIWDMVRMISTARILMPKAMVRLSAGRTEMPTSEQALCFMAGANSIFAGDKLLTTPNPSFASDKDMFQILNLKPRKAYKEAKHYDLSIS, encoded by the coding sequence ATGACAGAAATAAGACACGACTGGACGAAGGAAGAGATCGCGGACATTTACAATATGCCGATCATGGAGCTTATTTATAAAGCTGCGACAGTGCACAGAGAGTTTCATGATCCAAACGAGGTTCAAGTGTGCACATTGTTGTCAGTGAAGACGGGAGGATGTTCAGAAGATTGCAAATATTGCCCTCAATCAGCAAGATATAATACTGAGGTTGATGTGGAGAAGTTGATGCCGACAGATATTGTCCTAAACAAAGCATTGGAAGCTAAGGAGAATGGCAGTACAAGATTTTGCATGGGATCGGCTTGGAGAAATGTAAGAGATAATAGAGACTTTGATAGAGTCTTGGATATGGTTAAAGGTGTTACTTCCATGGGTATGGAGGTTTGCTGTACTTTGGGTATGCTTTCTGAAGATCAGGCTCAAAAATTGAAAGAAGCGGGTCTTTATGCTTATAATCATAATTTGGATACAAGCCGTGAGTATTACGATGAGATTATCACGACTAGATCTTATGATGACAGACTTGAGACTATAGAGAATGTTCAGAAAGCGAATATCTCAGTTTGCTCAGGAGGAATCATAGGTTTGGGAGAGTCCACAATAGATAGAATTGGAATGCTCCACACTTTGTCAACTTTGGAAATTCACCCTGAATCAGTGCCTGTTAATGCATTGGTGCCTGTGAAAGGTACCCCAATGGAGAGCAATGAAAGAGTTGAAATATGGGATATGGTGAGAATGATCTCAACTGCAAGAATTCTAATGCCTAAAGCTATGGTTCGTTTGTCTGCAGGTAGAACCGAGATGCCTACTTCGGAGCAAGCTTTATGTTTCATGGCTGGAGCTAATTCGATATTCGCTGGTGATAAGTTATTAACAACACCTAACCCATCTTTTGCTTCGGACAAGGATATGTTCCAAATTTTGAATTTGAAGCCAAGAAAAGCTTATAAGGAAGCCAAGCATTATGATTTGTCGATTTCTTAA